One Salvia splendens isolate huo1 chromosome 22, SspV2, whole genome shotgun sequence DNA segment encodes these proteins:
- the LOC121787931 gene encoding clathrin light chain 1-like — protein sequence MASFDDAAAPPFDYDGHTSYADSYSAFSSADAPPYSGSAYTPESEEVPVDQPNSSDPFGFQSNADSFDQDASVPISNGNGSSPYDLGQDSEGLFTSDGPILPPPNEMQEEGFALREWRRLNTIRLEEKEKKEKEMRNQIIIEGEEFIKAFYEKTKLNVETNKNTNREKEKISIASQEKFHKEADKHYWKSIAELVPNEVAHIEKRGKKKDQDKKPSITVVQGPKPGKPTDLSRMRGILIKLKHNPPPHMLPPPPPPAPAKDAKDSKDGKSKKDVKETSEKTSAKVSVEESATDGAAAAQALEEPAAPADDQPSS from the exons atggcaTCCTTCGACGACGCTGCAGCTCCTCCATTTGACTACGATGGACACACCAGCTACGCCGATTCCTACTCCGCCTTCTCCTCTGCCGACGCGCCGCCGTACTCCGGCTCCGCCTACACGCCGGAATCCGAGGAAGTTCCAGTAGATCAGCCAAACTCCTCCGATCCATTCGGATTCCAATCAAATGCTGACTCCTTCGACCAGGACGCCTCGGTTCCGATCTCCAACGGCAACGGCAGCTCGCCCTACGACCTCGGCCAGGACTCCGAGGGCTTATTCACGTCGGACGGACCGATCCTTCCGCCTCCTAATGAGATGCAGGAGGAAGGATTCGCTCTTCGCGAGTGGCGGAG GCTAAACACGATTCGTCTGGAAGAGAAGGAAAAGAAGGAAAAGGAGATGCGGAACCAAATTATTATAGAAGGTGAAGAATTTATAAAAGCTTTCTATGAGAAGACCAAGCTTAATGTGGAGACTAACAAGAACACGaacagagagaaagagaag ATATCCATAGCCAGTCAAGAGAAATTCCACAAAGAAGCCGACAAACACTATTGGAAATCCATAGCAGAGCTCGTCCCTAACGAAGTGGCCCACATTGAGAAGAGAGGAAAGAAGAAGGATCAAGACAAGAAACCATCCATCACGGTCGTCCAAGGCCCCAAGCCAGGCAAACCAACTGATCTTTCAAGGATGCGAGGGATATTGATCAAGCTGAAACACAATCCCCCGCCACACATGCTtccacccccgcctccaccTGCTCCAGCCAAGGATGCGAAAGACAGCAAGGATGGGAAGAGCAAGAAAGATGTTAAAGAAACGAGCGAAAAAACTTCAGCTAAAGTATCCGTGGAAGAGTCCGCTACTGATGGTGCTGCCGCCGCTCAGGCACTTGAAGAGCCTGCTGCTCCAGCCGATGACCAGCCAAGTAGCTGA
- the LOC121786104 gene encoding stem-specific protein TSJT1-like: MLGVFKNGVVNPPQELYSPASSLAMAAKSPQETLKDFLAANPTNGFSLEFADKGFLAYASPQRQLLSQQRLFCSLNDVYCIFLGSLNNLCTLNKQYGLSKVSNEDMLVIEAYCTLRDRSPIPAHRVLKDLEGDFGFVIYDHKAGVVFAANSGGDKSVNLYWGIAADGSVMISDNVGHVKASCGKSFGPFPAGCMYHSEKGLMSFEHPMKKMKAMPRVDSEGALCGAYFAVDAYSKANTSMPRVDSAANWG, from the exons ATGTTGGGTGTATTCAAGAATGGTGTAGTGAACCCCCCACAGGAGCTGTACAGTCCAGCTTCAAGTTTAGCCATGGCTGCCAAGAGCCCACAGGAGACTCTCAAGGATTTCTTGGCTGCAAATCCCACCAATGGCTTCTCCCTTGAGTTTGCAGACAAGGGTTTCTTGGCCTATGCCTCACCTCAACGCCAGCTTCTCTCTCAACAAAG GCTGTTTTGCAGTTTGAATGATGTCTACTGCATTTTCCTTGGAAGTTTGAACAACTTGTGCACACTCAACAAGCAATATGGGCTGTCAAAGGTCAGCAATGAGGACATGCTTGTTATTGAGGCCTACTGCACCCTCAGGGACCGAAGCCCCATCCCGGCCCACCGCGTTCTCAAGGATCTCGAGGGCGATTTCGGGTTCGTAATCTATGACCACAAGGCTGGAGTTGTGTTTGCTGCCAAT AGTGGTGGTGATAAATCAGTGAATCTGTATTGGGGCATAGCTGCAGATGGATCTGTGATGATCTCAGACAATGTGGGACATGTGAAAGCAAGCTGTGGGAAGTCATTTGGTCCATTTCCAGCAGGGTGTATGTATCATAGTGAGAAGGGGCTGATGAGCTTTGAGCACCcaatgaagaagatgaaagcAATGCCTAGAGTTGATAGTGAGGGAGCTTTGTGTGGTGCTTATTTTGCAGTTGATGCATATTCTAAGGCTAACACCAGCATGCCTAGAGTTGATAGTGCTGCTAACTGGGGCTGA
- the LOC121787363 gene encoding RNA polymerase II C-terminal domain phosphatase-like 1 yields the protein MYGKLVVVYEGERLLGGAELQPQEGFAALFKAEEIREIRVSHFSPPSERCPPLAVLHTVNSAGICFKLESTAKNVDSSPLAVMHATCLRQNKTAVASIGREQIHLVAMHSRNYAQTPCFWGFNVASSLYNSSLAMLNLRCLGIVFDLDETLIVANTLRSFEDRIESLQRKINGETDPHRIASMMAEIKRYQDDKYILKQYAESDQVIDNGKVIRSESEVVLALADNQQTIVRPLIRLQDKNIVLTRINPLIRDTSVLVRLRPAWEDLKTYLIAKGRKRFEVFVCTMAEKDYALEMWRLLDPGSNLINPREILDRIVCVKSGCKKSLFHVFQDGNCHPKMALVIDDRLKVWDEQDQQRVHVVPAFTPYFSPQAEGNNTIPVLCVARNVACNVRGGFFKEFDDGIMQRISEVAYEDGIRDLPSVPDVGSYLVSEDDPLASNGNKDSVGFDGMADAEVERRLKEAMLASSTAPNSVMNLDPRIASAVQFTTASTSFAVHPPTLQRPAMPLPSKQLPQLAKLFRTPSAGSGQVETTLHSSPAREEGEVPESELDPDTRRRLLILQHGQDMREQPPNENQFPARPHGQAPLPRAHPQGWFPPEEEMPLRQLKQVSPPLEFNAEALPIDNRARKSTFLHEVQTSFPPARIHENQRLPEEELPQQDHLRLNGPLPDFRSISDEDSLVAQMSSAYKDLDLEAGQIDPSSATSAAVLQDIAFKSGTKVEFKHALAPGTELQFFMEVFFAGQKIGEGIGRTRREAQCHAAEGSMFYLADKYLSQLNHDSSNMPVSGISLGKLQDNYINDGVSSREATPSRTSVSPRILDPRFETSKKSTNSISALKELCMMEGLSVAYQTQPQFSAHWGQKNEVYAEVEIDGQVLGKGTGLTWDEAKSKAAEKAIVAVKSMFSQYPHKRQASPRSLQEMPSKRLKPESSRALHRMPSSARPPKNAPHIP from the exons ATGTATGGAAAACTGGTGGTGGTGTATGAAGGGGAGAGATTGCTGGGAGGGGCTGAGTTGCAGCCGCAAGAGGGCTTCGCTGCGTTGTTTAAGGCGGAGGAGATTCGGGAGATTCGCGTCTCCCATTTCTCGCCGCCGAGTGAGCGATGTCCGCCACTCGCCGTGCTACACACTGTAAACTCAGCCGGAATATGCTTCAAATTGGAATCTACGGCCAAGAATGTGGATTCATCACCTCTTGCTGTTATGCACGCCACCTGCCTTAGACAGAACAAG ACGGCGGTGGCATCTATTGGGAGAGAGCAGATTCATTTGGTTGCCATGCATTCAAGAAACTATGCACAGACCCCTTGTTTTTGGGGGTTTAATGTGGCATCAAGTCTGTACAATTCTTCCCTTGCTATGCTAAATCTCAGATGCCTTGGCATTGTATTTGATCTTGATGAAACATTGATAGTTGCAAATACATTGCGGTCGTTTGAGGATAGGATAGAGTCACTGCAACGAAAAATAAATGGCGAGACTGATCCACATCGTATTGCTAGCATGATGGCAGAGATTAAACGCTATCAGgatgataaatatattttgaagcAATATGCAGAAAGTGATCAGGTAATAGACAATGGGAAGGTAATCAGGTCAGAGTCTGAGGTGGTTCTCGCTTTGGCAGACAACCAACAAACTATTGTTCGTCCACTTATCCGGCTACAAGATAAAAACATTGTTCTTACTCGCATTAATCCCCTG ATACGTGATACAAGTGTTCTTGTGAGATTAAGACCTGCATGGGAGGATCTTAAAACCTACTTGATTGCTAAAGGCCGAAAGCGCTTTGAGGTTTTTGTTTGCACTATGGCAGAAAAAGACTACGCCTTAGAAATGTGGAGACTTCTTGATCCAGGATCGAATTTGATAAACCCAAGGGAGATTTTGGACCGCATTGTGTGTGTCAAGTCAG GTTGCAAGAAGTCATTGTTCCACGTTTTTCAAGATGGAAACTGCCATCCTAAGATGGCCTTGGTAATTGATGACCGTCTAAAAGTGTGGGATGAGCAAGATCAACAGAGAGTGCATGTTGTTCCTGCATTTACACCCTATTTTTCTCCTCAAGCTGAA GGTAACAACACAATCCCTGTGCTCTGTGTGGCAAGAAATGTAGCTTGCAATGTCAGAGGTGGTTTTTTTAA AGAGTTTGATGATGGCATAATGCAAAGAATTTCTGAAGTTGCATATGAAGATGGTATCAGGGACTTGCCTTCTGTACCTGATGTGGGCAGCTACTTGGTTTCTGAG GATGATCCATTGGCTTCTAATGGCAACAAGGATTCAGTTGGTTTTGATGGAATGGCGGATGCTGAGGTGGAAAGGAGATTGAAG GAGGCAATGTTAGCTTCTTCAACTGCTCCTAATTCTGTGATGAACTTAGACCCCAGAATAGCCTCAGCTGTCCAGTTCACCACAGCTTCAACGTCTTTTGCAGTTCATCCACCAACTTTACAACGGCCCGCAATGCCTCTGCCAAGTAAGCAATTACCTCAGCTCGCAAAATTGTTTAGAACACCATCAGCTGGATCTGGGCAAGTCGAAACTACCCTGCACAGTTCTCCTGCTAGGGAAGAAGGTGAGGTACCAGAATCTGAATTAGATCCTGACACTAGGAGGAGACTGCTCATTTTGCAACACGGTCAAGACATGAGAGAACAGCCTCCAAATGAAAATCAGTTTCCTGCGCGGCCGCATGGGCAGGCACCCTTACCAAGAGCTCATCCACAAGGTTGGTTTCCCCCTGAAGAGGAGATGCCCCTGAGACAATTGAAGCAGGTTTCACCACCTCTGGAGTTCAATGCTGAGGCTCTTCCAATTGACAATCGGGCTCGTAAGTCAACCTTTCTCCATGAAGTGCAAACTTCCTTCCCGCCTGCCAGGATTCATGAGAACCAGAGGCTGCCGGAGGAG GAACTCCCACAACAAGACCATTTAAGACTGAATGGACCACTGCCTGATTTTCGTTCTATTTCTG ATGAGGATAGTCTTGTGGCTCAAATGTCTTCAGCATACAAAGATCTTGATCTTGAAGCCGGACAAATTGATCCATCAAGTGCAACTTCTGCTGCAGTTTTACAGGACATTGCTTTCAAGTCTGGAACAAAG GTGGAGTTCAAGCATGCTTTAGCACCAGGGACAGAACTGCAGTTCTTTATGGAG GTTTTCTTTGCAGGTCAGAAAATTGGCGAAGGAATTGGTAGAACTAGGAGGGAAGCTCAATGTCATGCTGCAGAAGGATCTATGTTCTATTTGGCTG ATAAATACTTGTCCCAGCTTAATCATGATTCCAGCAACATGCCTGTAAGCGGGATTAGTCTGGGTAAACTGCAAGACAATTATATCAATGATGGTGTGAGTTCACGTGAGGCTACACCCTCAAGAACATCAGTGTCCCCAAGAATTCTTGACCCGAGATTTGAGACCTCCAAGAAGTCAACAAACTCAATATCTGCTCTTAAAGAATTA TGCATGATGGAAGGCCTTAGTGTAGCATATCAAACTCAACCTCAGTTTTCAGCTCATTGGGGCCAGAAAAATGAAGTGTACGCCGAG GTTGAAATTGATGGGCAAGTATTAGGCAAGGGAACTGGTTTAACATGGGATGAAGCTAAATCTAAG GCTGCTGAGAAAGCTATTGTTGCTGTGAAATCCATGTTCAGTCAGTATCCTCACAAGCGCCAGGCTTCTCCGAG ATCTCTGCAAGAGATGCCAAGTAAGAGGCTGAAACCAGAATCCTCAAGAGCTCTGCACCGGATGCCATCATCCGCCCGTCCCCCAAAGAATGCTCCTCATATTCCGTGA